A single genomic interval of Arthrobacter globiformis harbors:
- a CDS encoding Ig-like domain-containing protein, whose translation MLKNFDVKRATRAKSSGGRDPAPRPEASGLRRWLATAVSTTMLAAALAPLGIAPVQAAVAGMGAVDPQNGFPTWYSDGNVKLQLCYMAGAGCLSEPPDAAKPASYPDNFPEEAFWFQASATSGNLLYEAALEGAHLNGAVVSGEQMGFGRLRFIVDNLKAGASYKITHPYGVNTFVAAPDKKVPTLGRIKQTIDAGVCAPSATTPCDWAGVGEAFLGDYKVGTTASFLKQVGADPGTLGDINTARPVTGAPSGNNFVTVEGPDAGGPGVDVLTVSTFTVQGLIYDGADAAPSVPDLTAAGDSGRSGTDNITNATTPTFTGTVPGTGPAGTTVELLVDGAAVASAVSDGTAYSLSPASPMAPGSHKIQTRTPNPAYTLDPNGIPVDPAAPQYLVSLALTITVDTTAPSTTVSAPFPSNPTLDSTPTLNFTREAGATSECQLMPSNTSWDPACSSPQTYDAQVDGNYTFNVRSTDAAGNVGAPATYSWRIGPADTLAPTVAGRTPADAALNVSTTANVTATFSEDVQGVSDTTMTLQDASGAPVPAGVTRNGATNQWILDPTANLAAGATYTATLTGGPAAIRDATNNQLTTTSWTFTTAPPPDTTAPTLTAWTPSTAATNVDTTGNITATFSEAVQGVSAATFTLKDAAGTAIPATVTYDSATRVATLDPTASLAANNTYTAALAGGASGIRDAANNALATSTWTFTTAPPPDTAAPTLTTRAPAPAETTVSTTVNITATFNETVQGVSGTTFTLKNTAGTAVAATVTRNGTTNQWILDPTAALVPDTKYTATLTGSPSAIRDGANNPLATTSWTFITGPAPTITTRTPGTGAFAASTTANITATFNENVTGVSGTTFTLKNAAGTAITAAVSYNATTRVATLNPSANLTADAKYTATLTGGTTAIRDTAGNPAATSSWTFTTGPAPTITSRTAASGATGVSRTANITATFSENVAGVSGTTFTLKNGTTSITAVVTYNATTRVATLNPSATLAASTRYTAALTGGAAAIRDAGGNPLASTTWTFTTGR comes from the coding sequence ATGTTGAAGAATTTCGATGTCAAACGCGCCACCCGCGCCAAGAGTTCTGGCGGGCGGGACCCGGCGCCCCGGCCCGAGGCCTCAGGGCTGCGCCGGTGGTTGGCGACTGCAGTGTCCACAACCATGCTGGCGGCTGCGCTGGCACCGCTGGGGATTGCCCCCGTGCAGGCGGCAGTGGCCGGAATGGGTGCGGTAGACCCGCAGAACGGCTTTCCCACCTGGTATTCGGACGGCAACGTCAAATTGCAGCTGTGCTACATGGCTGGTGCTGGGTGCCTCTCCGAGCCCCCGGACGCGGCGAAGCCGGCATCCTATCCGGACAATTTCCCGGAGGAGGCCTTCTGGTTCCAGGCCAGCGCCACGAGCGGGAACCTGCTCTACGAAGCGGCCCTGGAGGGAGCCCACCTCAACGGAGCCGTCGTCTCCGGGGAGCAGATGGGCTTTGGCCGGCTCCGCTTCATCGTGGATAACCTCAAAGCCGGGGCATCGTACAAAATCACCCACCCTTACGGTGTTAACACCTTCGTTGCCGCCCCGGACAAGAAAGTCCCCACCCTGGGCCGGATCAAGCAGACCATTGATGCCGGAGTCTGCGCTCCCAGCGCCACGACGCCTTGTGACTGGGCGGGGGTCGGTGAAGCTTTCCTCGGTGACTACAAAGTAGGTACCACAGCGAGCTTCCTCAAACAGGTCGGAGCCGACCCTGGCACCCTGGGTGACATCAACACGGCCCGCCCGGTAACTGGAGCCCCGTCCGGGAACAACTTCGTCACCGTGGAAGGACCCGACGCCGGAGGCCCCGGTGTTGACGTCCTGACCGTCAGTACGTTCACGGTGCAGGGCCTGATCTACGATGGCGCTGATGCCGCTCCGTCGGTTCCCGATCTGACCGCAGCCGGTGACAGCGGCCGGTCCGGCACCGACAACATCACCAACGCCACCACGCCAACGTTCACCGGCACCGTTCCGGGCACCGGTCCGGCCGGTACCACCGTAGAGCTGCTCGTGGACGGGGCCGCGGTAGCGTCAGCCGTCTCGGACGGCACCGCATACTCCCTCTCGCCCGCGTCCCCCATGGCACCGGGGTCCCACAAGATCCAGACACGCACACCCAATCCCGCCTACACGCTGGATCCGAACGGAATTCCCGTCGACCCCGCCGCACCCCAGTACCTGGTCTCACTGGCACTGACAATCACGGTGGATACGACCGCGCCTTCGACGACCGTCTCGGCACCTTTTCCATCGAACCCCACACTGGACAGCACACCGACGTTGAACTTCACCCGGGAAGCCGGAGCAACGTCCGAATGCCAGCTGATGCCGAGCAACACCTCGTGGGATCCTGCCTGCAGCTCCCCGCAAACCTACGATGCCCAGGTCGACGGTAACTACACCTTCAACGTCCGCTCCACCGATGCAGCAGGCAATGTCGGCGCGCCTGCGACATACTCATGGCGCATCGGCCCGGCAGATACCCTGGCGCCCACCGTCGCAGGGCGCACGCCTGCCGACGCCGCCCTAAATGTGAGCACCACGGCCAACGTCACAGCCACCTTCAGCGAAGACGTCCAGGGTGTCAGCGACACCACGATGACCCTCCAGGACGCTTCCGGAGCCCCGGTACCAGCTGGCGTCACCCGCAACGGAGCCACAAATCAGTGGATCCTGGACCCGACAGCGAACCTTGCCGCAGGCGCCACGTACACGGCCACGCTCACCGGCGGCCCGGCCGCCATCAGGGACGCCACGAACAACCAGCTCACGACCACCAGCTGGACGTTCACCACCGCGCCCCCGCCCGACACCACCGCGCCCACCCTAACCGCATGGACACCATCAACGGCGGCCACCAACGTCGACACCACAGGCAACATCACCGCCACCTTCAGCGAAGCCGTCCAGGGCGTCAGCGCCGCCACCTTCACCCTCAAGGACGCAGCAGGAACCGCCATACCCGCCACGGTCACCTACGACTCCGCAACCCGCGTGGCCACTCTTGACCCGACTGCCAGCCTCGCAGCCAACAACACCTACACAGCCGCACTTGCCGGCGGAGCCTCCGGAATCCGGGACGCCGCCAACAACGCGCTGGCAACATCAACCTGGACCTTCACCACCGCCCCACCGCCCGACACGGCCGCACCCACCCTGACAACACGGGCACCGGCCCCGGCGGAGACCACCGTCAGCACCACCGTCAACATCACCGCCACGTTCAACGAAACAGTCCAGGGTGTCAGCGGCACCACATTCACCTTGAAGAACACCGCCGGAACAGCCGTAGCAGCCACGGTCACCCGCAACGGAACCACCAACCAGTGGATTCTTGACCCAACCGCTGCCCTGGTCCCGGACACGAAATACACCGCCACCCTGACCGGCAGCCCCTCGGCCATCAGGGACGGAGCCAACAACCCGCTGGCAACAACCAGCTGGACCTTCATCACCGGTCCCGCACCCACCATCACAACCCGCACCCCCGGAACCGGAGCCTTCGCCGCCTCCACCACGGCCAACATCACCGCCACCTTCAACGAAAACGTGACCGGTGTCAGCGGCACCACATTCACCCTGAAGAACGCGGCAGGAACAGCAATAACGGCAGCAGTCTCCTACAACGCCACCACCCGGGTCGCGACCCTTAACCCATCAGCCAACCTCACAGCCGACGCCAAATACACCGCTACCCTGACCGGCGGTACCACCGCTATCCGCGACACGGCCGGCAACCCGGCTGCAACCTCAAGCTGGACCTTCACCACCGGTCCAGCCCCCACTATCACCAGCCGCACAGCCGCCTCCGGCGCGACCGGCGTTTCCCGCACGGCAAACATCACCGCCACCTTCAGTGAAAACGTCGCCGGTGTCAGCGGCACCACGTTCACCCTGAAGAACGGCACCACCTCCATCACCGCGGTCGTGACTTACAACGCCACCACCCGCGTAGCCACGCTCAACCCCTCAGCGACCCTGGCGGCAAGTACCCGGTACACCGCCGCGCTGACCGGCGGGGCTGCAGCAATCCGGGACGCCGGCGGTAACCCACTGGCCAGCACAACCTGGACCTTCACCACCGGGAGGTAA